From Acipenser ruthenus chromosome 2, fAciRut3.2 maternal haplotype, whole genome shotgun sequence, a single genomic window includes:
- the LOC117408354 gene encoding E3 SUMO-protein ligase EGR2-like, with protein sequence MMLNNMDLRSQDSFYSQYNDCCNNSSAGIDTLGPEMNQKHFSEVQKESPVQFSQGAIVEPKIETSNSDFFFHPSESSSCGFPSSFNYSGSFYVETSTGAPFCAETLLNMISEIVGISTLPISEFQQNQPETVYSSATRIDPSQGFSDPTFQCQAPSCSTTPPLYPQNQLYPSYPDIQVNLHVQDSAITQANLAAQTQELPQKPLRPQSDRTTFPVVVKSECETSVYEWDSFTKPDVYLPTNYESELFGITGNCSPVNQQVDSKDFLESFPPACHASELEGKLRQDLYFLDNQQTFQNQISNNYHLGGLGNNDNLFKQSTSLGIQTLTSQCDLAYTSSSTLPSALDSLLYPAIVHTDYVKSGLRLEKPVRARKSQTNLSGPPKEKPFSCPMVNCERRFSRSDELNRHLRIHTGHKPFQCRICLRSFSRSDHLTTHTRTHTGEKPFSCDVCGKRFARSDERKRHGRVHLKQKEKAEHKPELLTAYSFSVPEGI encoded by the exons ATGATGCTTAACAATATGGATTTAAGATCACAAGACTCCTTCTACTCCCAATACAATGATTGTTGTAATAATTCTTCAGCTGGGATTGACACACTAGGACCAGAGATGAATCAGAAACATTTCAGCGAAGTGCAGAAGGAATCACCTGTACAGTTTAGTCAAG GTGCTATAGTGGAGCCCAAAATTGAAACTTCCAACTCCGATTTCTTCTTTCACCCCAGTGAAAGTTCCAGTTGTGGATTCCCTTCATCCTTCAATTATTCTGGTAGTTTCTATGTGGAGACCTCCACGGGAGCCCCGTTCTGTGCCGAGACATTACTCAACATGATTTCAGAAATCGTTGGCATTTCTACTTTACCAATCTCCGAATTCCAGCAGAATCAACCCGAGACAGTGTATTCTTCTGCCACCCGAATTGACCCAAGTCAAGGGTTCTCTGACCCTACTTTCCAATGCCAGGCTCCCTCGTGTTCTACAACGCCACCGCTATACCCTCAGAATCAGCTCTACCCCAGTTACCCCGACATTCAGGTCAACCTTCACGTGCAGGATTCTGCGATTACCCAAGCTAACCTTGCAGCACAAACTCAGGAGTTACCCCAGAAGCCACTACGCCCTCAGTCAGACCGTACAACATTCCCAGTCGTTGTGAAAAGCGAGTGCGAGACTAGTGTTTACGAATGGGACTCCTTTACTAAGCCAGACGTTTATTTGCCGACAAACTATGAATCCGAATTGTTCGGTATCACAGGTAATTGTTCACCTGTGAACCAGCAAGTGGATTCAAAAGATTTCCTTGAGTCTTTCCCACCCGCATGCCATGCCTCAGAACTCGAGGGCAAACTCAGGCAGGACTTGTATTTTCTTGATAACCAGCAAACATTCCAAAACCAAATCTCCAATAACTATCATTTGGGCGGCTTGGGCAACAATGACAACTTGTTCAAACAAAGCACATCTCTAGGGATCCAAACTTTGACAAGTCAATGTGACTTAGCATACACGTCATCTTCTACACTACCCAGCGCGTTAGATTCTCTTCTTTATCCAGCTATAGTACATACTGATTACGTAAAGAGTGGGTTAAGACTTGAGAAGCCGGTTCGTGCTAGGAAAAGCCAAACTAATTTAAGTGGGCCTCCCAAGGAGAAGCCGTTCTCGTGCCCCATGGTAAACTGCGAAAGGCGCTTCTCCAGGTCGGACGAGCTTAACCGACACCTGCGCATTCACACTGGCCACAAGCCCTTCCAATGCCGCATCTGCCTGAGAAGCTTCAGCCGTAGTGACCACCTAACCACCCACACCAGAacccacactggagagaaaccgttCTCCTGCGACGTCTGCGGCAAAAGGTTTGCCAGAAGCGACGAGAGGAAAAGACACGGCAGGGTACACTTAAAACAGAAGGAGAAGGCGGAGCACAAACCCGAGCTCCTAACTGCCTATTCTTTTTCTGTACCTGAAGGAATTTGA